A portion of the Kazachstania africana CBS 2517 chromosome 2, complete genome genome contains these proteins:
- the REX3 gene encoding RNA exonuclease (similar to Saccharomyces cerevisiae REX3 (YLR107W); ancestral locus Anc_8.296) yields MRNILRPLDLKVQPVQFQERHKVLEKLYKQLERCKKKATKDSLIKLSTNLEASVAKRSSSSQSYKFNMSVVLRDLLKYKGDLSKITIAGKLLRPTKKVEGATKSKDDVMKALRSLLVDVDLLKKHGYIMSEQETTDENSEPIYRVCARCNTKFEQDKILEKTLCTYHPMKKQYNRETKMYVYPCCGETTSSTSFLRLGCKNFEYHVFKGEKYCDLRKISEFLTTEKFEGNENVLSLDCEMAFTTMGFEMIRLTIIDFFTSQIIFNEIIKPMGKVIDLNSDFSGVHVIPGDSLTFNGTMEKILRPDLINKNSILIGHGFENDLNVMRIIHNRIIDTAILYSNGRLKMSLKNLTFEVLSEKIQTGEHDSTEDALATMNIIKKKLGISLDQIKWDGIEQK; encoded by the coding sequence ATGAGAAATATATTGAGACCTTTAGATCTCAAAGTACAACCTGTGCAGTTCCAGGAAAGGCACAAGGTTCTGGAAAAACTGTACAAGCAATTAGAAAGATGTAAAAAGAAAGCGACAAAGGATTCACTGATCAAACTGTCAACTAATTTGGAAGCGTCGGTGGCTAAGCGTAGCTCCTCTTCCCAAAGCTATAAATTCAACATGAGTGTTGTTCTTCGTGATTTGTTGAAGTATAAAGGAGATCTAAGCAAGATTACTATCGCGGGAAAGCTGTTAAGACCAACTAAAAAGGTAGAAGGTGCTACCAAAAGTAAAGATGATGTTATGAAAGCGTTAAGGTCGTTATTAGTTGATGTAGATCTGTTAAAGAAGCATGGGTACATAATGTCAGAACAAGAAACAACGGATGAAAATTCGGAACCAATTTACAGGGTATGTGCTAGATGTAACACGAAATTTGAACAGgataaaatattagaaaagaCACTTTGTACCTACCATCCAATGAAGAAACAATACAATCGCGAAACAAAAATGTATGTTTATCCATGTTGTGGTGAGACCACATCCTCGACATCATTCTTAAGACTGGGATGTAAAAATTTCGAGTATCATGTGTTTAAGGGAGAAAAGTACTGTGATTTGAGGAAAATATCAGAATTTCTGACGacagaaaaatttgaaggtAACGAAAATGTACTCTCTTTAGATTGTGAAATGGCGTTCACCACTATGGGGTTTGAAATGATCAGATTGACcattattgatttcttcacGTCCCAGATAATATTCAACGAAATAATCAAACCAATGGGAAAAGTTATTGATCTAAATTCTGACTTCAGTGGTGTTCATGTAATTCCAGGAGATTCTCTAACATTTAATGGGACTATGGAGAAGATACTTCGCCCTGACTTAATTAACAAGAACTCTATCTTGATTGGGCATGgctttgaaaatgatctGAACGTGATGAGAATAATTCATAATAGGATTATTGACACGGCAATATTATATTCTAATGGCAGGCTCAAAATGTCCTTGAAAAACTTAACTTTCGAGGTCTTGAGTGAGAAAATTCAGACTGGAGAGCACGACAGTACAGAAGATGCTCTTGCTACGATGAacataataaaaaagaagctTGGGATATCGCTGGACCAGATTAAGTGGGATGGTATTGAACAGAAGTAA
- the KAFR0B02950 gene encoding uncharacterized protein (similar to Saccharomyces cerevisiae YDR132C and YLR108C; ancestral locus Anc_8.299), whose amino-acid sequence MECLITMETEKSNDIPLSSHFLPVAKIYNIQINNENFKVSGKLLNFDSPNLFTNHFNNDPSTDFIHVDRDERSFRTILRYWQGYCLTIEDELEFLNVFLDAIHYKLLKLSDSLKKIDYYFVNIGGKSFKIPKHLFQNQGDSNNYFYVLTNTYFTTIERNGIGRLKSNSSLPIYIERSSEYFQDILNLLYGYDLKLSTEKRKSLLKECKFYRLLNLEQRLINCMTNLNPMINDEIQEEILINLNDVAIRGLQLKIDDDRSHGIKNVTNRTSCEDYSYAKVCTTPSSSSSSPTNENEHINKRFKVSKKKENITWNIVKYMRPYIDAFPRELIFQLNSNENTIIFNKANKIIHIDIVGSSLIQFEEKFTKLLKGNNIDLNKFKYKISNSKDSTTREHLILPACINISDLKVNDISCRNICQLINDSALNENVIDVTNIQNLNYSPGLKLYLKNSCWKLGVKNNALILIAIKIDSFCGVKEYHKTLDFI is encoded by the coding sequence ATGGAATGTCTAATTACAAtggaaactgaaaaatctaATGATATACCATTATCATCTCACTTTTTACCGGTAGCCAAAATctataatattcaaatcaataatgaaaattttaaagtGTCAGGGAAATTACTGAATTTTGATTCGccaaatttatttactaatcatttcaataatgatcCATCGACAGATTTTATTCATGTCGATAGAGATGAAAGATCATTTAGAACAATATTGCGTTATTGGCAAGGCTATTGTCTGACCATAGAAGACGaattagaatttttaaatgtGTTTCTAGACGCTATCCATTATAAATTGTTAAAATTGTcagattcattgaaaaaaattgattacTATTTTGTTAATATCGGTGGtaaatcattcaaaatacCAAAGCATCTTTTCCAAAACCAAGGTGATTCAAATAACTATTTCTACGTATTAACTAACACTTATTTTACTACAATCGAAAGAAATGGAATTGGTAgattgaaatcaaattcatctttgCCGatttatattgaaagatcaTCGGAATATTTCCAAGATATCTTAAACTTATTATATGGTTACGATTTGAAACTATCTAcagagaaaagaaaatcccTACTCAAAGAATGTAAGTTTTACAGATTGTTAAATTTGGAACAAAGATTAATTAATTGTATGACTAATCTTAATCCGATGATAAATGACgaaattcaagaagagatcctcataaatttgaatgatgtCGCCATCCGTGGTCtgcaattgaaaatagatGACGATAGAAGCCATGGTATAAAAAATGTGACTAATAGGACCTCTTGTGAAGATTACTCTTACGCAAAAGTTTGCACAACTCCTTCgtcttcctcttcttcccctacaaatgaaaatgagcacatcaataaaagattcaaagtttcaaagaaaaaagaaaatattaccTGGAATATTGTCAAGTATATGAGACCGTACATAGACGCTTTCCCTAGAGAactaatctttcaattaaattcaaatgaaaatactatcatttttaataaagCTAATAAAATTATCCACATTGATATTGTAGGTTCTTCTTTGATACAATTTGAGGAAAAATTTACGAAGCTTTTAAAAGGAAACAATATCGACttgaataaattcaaatacaAGATTTCCAACTCAAAAGATTCGACTACTAGAGAACATCTGATTTTACCCGCATGCATAAACATCTCGGATTTAAAAGTTAATGATATTTCCTGTCGTAACATTTGCCAATTGATCAATGATTCTGCTCTCAATGAAAACGTTATTGACGttacaaatattcaaaatttaaactATTCACCTGGtttgaaattatatttgaaaaattcttgttGGAAATTAGGTGTCAAAAATAATGCGCTCATTCTGATTGCTATTAAGATAGATTCATTCTGTGGTGTCAAAGAATACCATAAAACTCTcgattttatataa
- the AHP1 gene encoding thioredoxin peroxidase AHP1 (similar to Saccharomyces cerevisiae AHP1 (YLR109W); ancestral locus Anc_8.300), translating into MSTELLNKPLPAADFKFQYIALSPSDPEAEACKMPQTVQWSKFIKENKTVVITGAPAAFSPTCSVSHIPGYVAHLDDLVAKNVDQIVVLTVDNPFANQAWAKNLGINDTKHIKFASDGGCKFITSLGMELNVDEGLNWSGRWAIIVKDGIVTYVGKETNPTTDVTVSSVESVLAHL; encoded by the coding sequence atgtCTACTGAATTATTAAACAAACCATTACCAGCTGCTGACTTCAAGTTCCAATATATCGCTCTCTCCCCAAGTGACCCAGAAGCTGAAGCTTGTAAGATGCCACAAACTGTTCAATGGTCCAAGTTCATCAAGGAAAACAAGACCGTTGTTATCACTGGTGCTCCAGCTGCTTTCTCTCCAACATGTTCCGTTTCTCACATCCCAGGTTACGTTGCTCATTTAGATGACCTAGTTGCCAAGAATGTCGACCAAATTGTCGTCTTAACCGTTGACAATCCATTCGCTAACCAAGCATGGGCTAAAAACTTAGGTATTAACGACACTAAGCACATCAAGTTCGCTAGTGATGGTGGCTGTAAGTTTATCACTTCATTGGGTATGGAATTAAACGTTGATGAAGGTTTGAACTGGAGCGGTAGATGGGCTATCATCGTTAAGGATGGTATTGTAACTTACGTTGGTAAGGAAACAAACCCTACTACTGATGTTACTGTCTCTTCCGTTGAAAGCGTTTTAGCACACTTATAG
- the CCW12 gene encoding Ccw12p (similar to Saccharomyces cerevisiae YDR134C (Scer_YGOB_YDR134C) and CCW12 (YLR110C); ancestral locus Anc_8.301): protein MQFSTVAAFASVAAVASATANVTTATATEESTTLVTITSCEDHKCAETVSPALVSTATVTVNDVVTEYTTWCPLSSTAAANATSTKAAANSTAASTTKSVTSYTGAAVKALPAAGALVAGAAALLL, encoded by the coding sequence atgCAATTCTCTACCGTCGCTGCCTTTGCTTCCGTTGCTGCTGTCGCCTCCGCCACTGCTAACGTCACCACTGCTACTGCTACCGAAGAATCCACCACTTTAGTCACCATCACTTCCTGTGAAGACCACAAGTGTGCTGAAACTGTTTCCCCAGCTTTAGTTTCCACTGCTACCGTCACCGTCAACGACGTTGTCACTGAATACACCACCTGGTGTCCATTAAGCTCTACTGCCGCTGCTAACGCTACCTCTACCAAGGCTGCTGCTAACTCTACTGCTGCTTCCACCACCAAGTCTGTCACTTCCTACACTGGTGCTGCCGTCAAGGCTTTACCAGCTGCTGGTGCTTTAGTTGCTGGTGCCGCtgctttattattataa
- the HOG1 gene encoding mitogen-activated protein kinase HOG1 (similar to Saccharomyces cerevisiae HOG1 (YLR113W); ancestral locus Anc_8.302): protein MASHEEFIRTQIFGTVFEITNRYADLNPVGMGAFGLVCSATDTLTQQPVAIKKIMKPFSTAVLAKRTYRELKLLKHLRHENLICLQDIFLSPLEDIYFVTELQGTDLHRLLETRPLEKQFVQYFLYQILRGLKYVHSAGVIHRDLKPSNILINENCDLKICDFGLARIQDPQMTGYVSTRYYRAPEIMLTWQKYNVEVDIWSAGCIFAEMIEGKPLFPGKDHVHQFSIITDLLGSPPEDVINTICSENTLKFVTSLPHRDPIPFSERFKNVEPDTVDLLAKMLVFEPKKRITAAEALAHPYLAPYHDPTDEPVADAKFDWHFNDADLPVDTWRVMMYSEILDFHKIGGTDGQIDTNATFDDQVAAATAAAAEAQAQAQAQAKAAQAKAAQAKGTSNDISNKLNDNVAVDNKDINTRDTAINGDVSDDISNYANQAVLYANEFQQ from the coding sequence ATGGCTTCACATGAGGAATTCATTAGAactcaaatatttggaacagtatttgaaattacaaATAGATATGCCGATTTAAACCCAGTAGGAATGGGGGCCTTCGGTTTGGTTTGTTCCGCTACAGATACTTTAACTCAACAACCAGTCGCTATCaaaaagataatgaaaccTTTCTCAACCGCTGTCCTCGCAAAGAGAACTTACAGagaattaaaattattaaaacATTTAAGACATGAAAATCTAATCTGTTTACAAGATATCTTTCTATCGCCTTTAGAAGATATTTATTTCGTAACAGAATTACAAGGTACTGATCTTCATAGGTTATTAGAAACAAGACCTTTAGAAAAACAATTCGTTCAATATTTcctttatcaaattttaagGGGTTTAAAATACGTTCATTCTGCTGGGGTCATCCATAGAGATCTAAAACCAAGTAATATCttaattaatgaaaattgtGACTTGAAAATTTGTGATTTCGGTCTAGCAAGAATTCAGGATCCTCAAATGACAGGTTACGTTTCCACTCGTTACTACAGAGCTCCAGAAATTATGTTAACTTGGCAAAAATATAACGTAGAAGTGGATATTTGGTCTGCGGGTTGTATCTTTGCAGAAATGATTGAAGGTAAGCCTCTATTCCCAGGAAAAGATCACgttcatcaattttcaatcatAACAGATTTGTTAGGTTCTCCTCCTGAAGATGTGATAAATACAATTTGTTCGGAAAATACTTTAAAATTCGTGACGTCTTTGCCTCATAGAGATCCAATCCCATTTTCTGAGAGATTTAAAAACGTAGAACCAGATACTGTAGATTTATTAGCTAAGATGTTAGTTTTTGAACCCAAAAAAAGAATCACAGCGGCAGAAGCCCTAGCACATCCATACTTGGCGCCTTATCATGATCCAACGGATGAACCAGTTGCTGATGCTAAATTTGACTGGCATTTCAACGATGCAGATTTACCCGTCGATACCTGGAGAGTGATGATGTATTCTGAGATATTGGATTTCCATAAAATAGGCGGAACTGACGGTCAAATCGATACTAATGCTACATTCGATGATCAGGTTGCTGCTGCTACAGCTGCTGCTGCAGAAGCACAAGCGCAAGCACAGGCACAAGCAAAAGCGGCACAAGCAAAAGCGGCACAAGCAAAAGGTACTTCAAATGATATCTCAAACAAATTAAATGATAATGTTGCAGTGGACAACAAAGATATTAACACACGTGACACAGCGATCAATGGTGATGTCAGTGATGATATAAGTAATTATGCCAATCAAGCCGTCTTGTATGCCAACGAATTTCAACAGTAA
- the KAFR0B02990 gene encoding uncharacterized protein: MYSTHLSFSIVLTIFTCIICAICVEADAASSDTSVTDLLRQLSLRPLPLNGSLTNMAYNYLKCMEVEGFSNATSVITDEASTLTIYANITQVNSTAVDRIYMKCGRLYAGTLRTAVLVADALDEGDVYYSTLGEILAGSVPLPPLASNPTYQAEATRKYELHSETTKRDYSGAWHYLFSTITTALTDRCLFLSRGVANRRNYSKK; this comes from the coding sequence ATGTACTCGACGCACTTATCTTTTTCCATTGTATTAACTATCTTTACCTGTATCATTTGTGCCATCTGTGTTGAGGCTGATGCTGCGAGCTCAGACACATCGGTTACTGATCTGTTACGGCAGTTGAGCTTACGGCCTCTACCTCTCAATGGGTCCCTGACTAACATGGCCTATAATTACCTCAAGTGTATGGAGGTAGAAGGATTTAGCAATGCAACATCAGTGATAACTGACGAGGCATCTACTCTCACAATATACGCCAACATTACGCAAGTTAATTCTACTGCGGTTGATCGTATCTATATGAAGTGCGGTAGGTTATACGCTGGTACTCTGAGAACAGCAGTGCTCGTGGCGGATGCCCTAGATGAAGGCGACGTTTATTACAGCACTCTAGGTGAGATCCTAGCAGGATCGGTGCCCCTACCACCTTTAGCCTCCAACCCGACTTACCAAGCGGAAGCTACAAGAAAGTATGAATTGCATAGCGAAACTACTAAACGTGACTATAGCGGAGCTTGGCATTACCTGTTCTCAACTATAACAACTGCCTTGACCGATCGTTGTCTTTTCCTCTCTCGGGGTGTTGCTAATCGAAGAAATTATAGTAAAAAGTAA
- the KAFR0B03000 gene encoding uncharacterized protein translates to MYSTHLSFSIVLTIFTCISCAICVEADAASLDTSVTDLLRQLSLRPLPLNGSLTNMAYNLLKCMEVEGFSNATSVITDEGSSLTIYANSTQVNSTAVSAIYMRCSRLYAGTLRTSMLVADALDEGDVYYSTLGEILAKSVHLPPLFANRVYRGQDTSTNELDGETTKCDHTRAWCYVFLAITTVLAMALSLRTLTCAMVPTIPSTPHDIKEGQRKSRAYYSPYY, encoded by the coding sequence ATGTACTCGACGCACTTATCTTTTTCCATTGTATTAACTATTTTTACCTGTATTAGTTGTGCCATCTGTGTGGAGGCTGATGCTGCGAGCTTAGACACATCGGTTACTGATCTGTTACGGCAGTTGAGCTTACGGCCTCTACCTCTCAATGGGTCCCTTACTAACATGGCCTATAATTTACTCAAGTGTATGGAGGTAGAAGGATTTAGCAATGCAACATCAGTGATAACTGACGAAGGATCCAGTCTCACAATATATGCCAACAGTACGCAGGTTAATTCTACTGCAGTTAGCGCCATTTATATGAGGTGCAGTAGGTTATACGCTGGTACTCTGAGGACGTCCATGCTTGTGGCGGATGCCCTAGATGAAGGTGACGTTTATTACAGCACTCTAGGTGAGATCCTAGCAAAATCAGTACACTTACCACCTTTATTTGCCAACCGGGTTTACCGCGGACAAGATACAAGTACGAATGAATTGGATGGCGAAACTACTAAATGTGACCATACCAGGGCTTGGTGTTACGTGTTTCTGGCTATAACAACTGTGCTAGCTATGGCTCTGTCTTTACGTACACTGACGTGTGCGATGGTACCAACGATCCCTTCTACACCTCATGACATAAAGGAAGGTCAGAGAAAGTCTCGTGCATACTATTCTCCATATTATTGA
- the AVL9 gene encoding Avl9p (similar to Saccharomyces cerevisiae AVL9 (YLR114C); ancestral locus Anc_8.305), giving the protein MADKTKPSIVGICLVDFHHKRGPEVEYWHGLPEGTDAADLWPNLPFQALPDGSHSFEESFTYFTLLFNEKNKRSPVSATDLPEDELDDYTTFFAISCSRQIKSDALKTKDKDVTRSTVQKSIVVISRQPLLGQIKDKLSIVTNAFFMQHDFTDKSLIDALYSNLQTMYGPSINATESSESEAYVGLSLRKMLHDFKKDTLVLLKAMLLEKKIVFYSSNAEVICNLQFGLISLIPLLVSNLENCGSPLLFKDFSNHQVADSFKTSERKQVLRFLGFPLQIFEKGGLFSPYTPLQQLGDIKSSKTKYFLIGTSNSLLSEQKEDICDIFVNVDNSTVQIMDKELHTILQLTTQDKKWMDGLFSVVNDTWDKNDEEVPTSSQFEGSEDFIRWQFEDYLSGLVSSVKLYDYLNKNSDTGNLSTLQGISDDVLRSNPWNSFNLNFIKCWKETQNFKIFISITDDRLFDVFAPKHIYTGGDAFKQLQQKFITTFQNLKHSSSHLDFNRSNSSDNKLKFFREQSKEDLSLSQRSTHTSSEETASIKSNKDQNIWATWKDYFNRKKNKENMSSNDLKSQDTVLIDDQKSIRSPKKALFGLGIRFEEKHRKKSSDAASSMDDSSSFFSHSKSSYSGKDGSTSSNSDEKDKENRQGQATVIENNQKTMGNASTSNNQNSHFDILDKNDST; this is encoded by the coding sequence ATGGCTGACAAAACAAAACCCTCTATTGTGGGGATCTGTTTGGTAGACTTCCATCATAAGAGAGGACCAGAAGTTGAATATTGGCATGGTTTGCCTGAAGGAACTGACGCAGCAGATCTATGGCCTAATCTTCCCTTCCAAGCTTTACCTGATGGATCGCACTCGTTCGAGGAATCTTTTACCTATTTTACCttattattcaatgaaaagaataaaagaAGTCCTGTAAGTGCTACAGATCTGCCAGAAGATGAGTTAGATGATTATACCACCTTTTTCGCTATATCGTGCTCAAGGCAAATTAAAAGTGATGCTTTGAAGACTAAGGATAAAGATGTTACAAGATCTACAGTGCAGAAATCTATTGTCGTTATTTCAAGGCAACCATTACTTGGTCAAATTAAGGATAAGTTAAGCATAGTAACAAATGCGTTCTTTATGCAACATGATTTCACCGATAAAAGTTTGATCGATGCATTATATAGTAACTTACAAACAATGTATGGTCCTTCTATTAATGCTACCGAATCTTCTGAAAGTGAGGCTTATGTCGGATTAAGTTTGAGAAAAATGCTTCATGATTTTAAGAAAGATACATTGGTCCTTTTAAAGGCCATgttattggaaaagaaaatagtgTTTTACAGTAGTAATGCAGAAGTTATCTGTAATTTGCAATTTGGTCTTATTAGTTTAATCCCATTATTAGTATctaatcttgaaaattgtgGTAGTCCGCTTCTTTTTAAGGACTTTTCTAATCATCAAGTTGCTGATTCTTTTAAGACAAGTGAACGAAAACAGGTTTTGAGATTCTTAGGGTTTCCCTTGcagatttttgaaaaaggtGGTCTTTTCTCACCTTATACACCTTTACAGCAATTAGGTGACATCAAATCAAGTAAAACTAAATACTTTCTAATTGGGACATCGAATTCGTTGTTGTCAGAACAAAAAGAGGATATTTGTGACATTTTCGTGAATGTCGATAATTCAACGGTACAGATAATGGATAAAGAATTACACACAATTTTACAACTGACTACCCAGGATAAGAAATGGATGGACGGCCTATTTTCAGTTGTTAATGATACATGGGATAAAAACGATGAAGAAGTACCTACTTCTTCTCAATTTGAGGGAAGCGAAGATTTTATAAGATGGCAATTTGAGGACTACTTAAGTGGGTTGGTTTCAAGCGTAAAATTGTATGACTACCTTAATAAGAACAGCGATACCGGTAACCTCTCGACATTACAAGGTATTTCAGACGATGTACTGAGGTCAAATCCTTGgaattcttttaatttaaattttatcaaatgttGGAAGGAAACACAGAACTTTAAAATCTTCATTTCAATTACAGATGATAGATTATTTGATGTATTTGCTCCAAAACACATATATACTGGTGGAGATGCCTTTAAACAGCTTCAACAAAAGTTTATTACGACTTTTCAGAACCTAAAGCACTCCAGCAGTCACCTAGACTTCAATCGCTCCAATAGTTCTGATAATAAacttaaatttttcagagaACAATCAAAGGAGGATCTTTCTTTGTCCCAAAGAAGTACACATACCTCTTCTGAAGAGACCGCTTCAATTAAAAGCAACAAGGATCAGAATATATGGGCAACCTGGAAGGATTACTTTAAcaggaaaaaaaacaaagaaaacatgTCGTCgaatgatttgaaaagcCAAGACACGGTCCTTATTGATGACCAAAAAAGCATAAGATCACCAAAGAAGGCTCTCTTTGGGTTAGGTATACGATTTGAAGAGAAGCACAGAAAGAAATCTTCAGATGCTGCTAGCTCGATGGATGACTCTTCGAGCTTTTTCTCTCATTCCAAAAGTTCGTACAGTGGAAAAGATGGGTCCACTTCATCAAACTCTGATGAAAAGGACAAAGAAAACAGACAGGGTCAAGCTACTGTAATAGAAAACAATCAGAAAACAATGGGGAATGCATCTACCTCAAATAACCAAAACTCTCACTTCGATATTCTTGATAAAAACGATTCTACGTAA